The segment CATGTACAACTTGCGCCAACTGCACAAAGATCCGCGACGGACATTCCGTTGATGTAACAGAGATCGATGCGGCGTCGAATCGCGGTATCGACGAAATACGCGACCTTCGCGAAAAAGTCAGATATGCTCCTGTTGAAGGAAAATATAAAGTTTACATTATAGACGAGGTGCATATGTTGACCTCCGAAGCGTTCAATGCATTATTGAAAACCCTTGAAGAGCCGCCATCGCATGTAATCTTTATTCTTGCAACAACTGAACCGGCGAAAATTCCTGTAACTATCGAAAGCCGATGCCAGCGATTAGACTTTTCCAGGATTTCTCTTGAAGAAATTAAACAACATTTGAAAAAAATATCCGCCGCCGAAAGCATTAAAATAGAAGAACCCGCATTGGACCTTGTTGCAAGGTCGGGCGAGGGAAGCATGAGGGATTGCGTTTCACTCTTAGACCAGCTTTCATCGTACGCCGGCAATAATATCTCGATCGATAATGTTGTCGAGCTTTTAGGCTGTGCGGATGAAGCGATGCTTTTTAATATGGCCGATTCATTGGCGAGGTGCGATATCGCTTCGGCGCTCAATACTCTGCGTGAGGGGATAGATCGCGGGCGAAGCGCCTCGCAAATAGTAAGGGACATGATCTCGCATTTTAGGAATTTATTGTTCATAAAGCTTTCGGCTCACGAGGCGCTCGAATTGACCAAAGATTATCTCGAAAGGTTAAAAAAACAATCGGGATCATTTTCTCTTGATGCGGTAAAAAAAATAATAAGGGCTCTTTCCCGGGCAGAACTTGATATGAAATGGCACCCTCACGCTCGATTGGTTTTAGAGGTTGCTTTGCTTGAGTTGCAAGAGGAAAACCCCCTCTCTTCTCTCCCCCTTAGTAAGGGGGAGATGTCCGAACATCGTTCAGACAGAGGGGGTAAAGTCGCAGCCGATCCACGCCTAACGGAAATTAAAAGTAAATGGTCCCAAATCCTCGAAGAAGTTAAGAAGAAGAGTTTGTACGGATATGTATCTCTGCATGAAGGCGACCCAATTTTAGCAGATGACACAGGGCGTCTTGTTATTTCTTTCAGAAAAGGATATGCTTTCCATAAAGATAGGCTGGAAGAAGCTAAAAATAAGCAGGCTGTTGAAGATATTATTACACAAGTTATGGGACACCCCGTTAAAATCGAATGTAAGATATTGGATGACGTTAATAATGCTAAGCCGCTGATAACAGTCGATGCCGTGCGCGAAATTTTTGAAGGGGAGCTGGTAAAATAATGTTTGGGAAATTGGGAGATATGGCGGAGATGATGAAACAGGCGCAGAAGATGCAAGACTCGCTTAAGAAAATAAAAAACGACCTTAAGTACGCGCGGTACGAAGCGGAATCAAACGGCGTCAAGGTTATAATAGACGGAGAAATGGAAATAAAAGAATTAAAGATCACAACACAAATGGACAACAGGAAAATGGAAGATACGGTAAAACATGTGATAAATAAAGCATTAAAACAATCGAAAGACGATGCGGCGAACCGGTTGAAAAGTGCGACCGGGGGGATATCGATCCCGGGGCTTACATGAGCCAATACGCGTCCGCAATGAGAACATTGATCGATGCGTTGAAGCGCCTGCCCGGCGTCGGCCCAAAATCCGCGCAGAGATTGGCGTTCCATATCCTCGAGATCCCCGAATCGGAAGTAATGGATCTTACTTCAGCTATTATCGAAGCCAAAAAGAAGATTAAACACTGCAACATTTGTTTTAATATCTCGGATAAAGATCCTTGTGAAATATGCTCGGATCTAAGCCGCGACCGTTCGCTTATATGTGTTGTCGAAGAGCCTAAAGACCTTATCGCTATCGAGCGAAGCCGCAGCTTCAGGGGCATTTATCACGTACTGGGAGGGGCTATTTCGCCGCTCGACGGCTTGAGTCCCGATAGCTTGAGGATCGTGGAATTGATCGACAGGGTCAAAAGCAATATGATAAGCGAGGCGGTCCTTGCAATGAACCCGACAACAGAAGGAGAGGTCACGGCGTCATATTTGACAGGGATATTAAAGCCTCTTGGCGTTAAAGTTACCCGCATTGCCTATGGCTTGCCTATGGGCGGGGACTTGGATTATGTGGATGAGCTGACGCTTTCGAAATCATTTGAAGGGAGGAGGGAAGTGCATGTTTAGATCTTATCTTAACGATCTGGCGAAGATGATCTTCAGGCCGATATTGTTTTTTACGGTGATCCCCGAGGGGAAATGGTACGATAAGCCGGCATCATTTGCGGGGTTTACTTCCGCATTGCTTTCGTTCGTGCTGGCTTCTGTTATTTTTGTGACGCAATTCATGCCCATAGGCTCGACAATGTTCGAAAAAGTACAACCGTCGAAGATCAT is part of the Candidatus Saganbacteria bacterium genome and harbors:
- the dnaX gene encoding DNA polymerase III subunit gamma/tau codes for the protein MSYVSLYRKWRSQSFDDIVGQKHIIKTLKNAISQNRIAHAYLFCGPRGTGKTSIARIFAKALNCENGPTVSPCTTCANCTKIRDGHSVDVTEIDAASNRGIDEIRDLREKVRYAPVEGKYKVYIIDEVHMLTSEAFNALLKTLEEPPSHVIFILATTEPAKIPVTIESRCQRLDFSRISLEEIKQHLKKISAAESIKIEEPALDLVARSGEGSMRDCVSLLDQLSSYAGNNISIDNVVELLGCADEAMLFNMADSLARCDIASALNTLREGIDRGRSASQIVRDMISHFRNLLFIKLSAHEALELTKDYLERLKKQSGSFSLDAVKKIIRALSRAELDMKWHPHARLVLEVALLELQEENPLSSLPLSKGEMSEHRSDRGGKVAADPRLTEIKSKWSQILEEVKKKSLYGYVSLHEGDPILADDTGRLVISFRKGYAFHKDRLEEAKNKQAVEDIITQVMGHPVKIECKILDDVNNAKPLITVDAVREIFEGELVK
- a CDS encoding YbaB/EbfC family nucleoid-associated protein, which translates into the protein MFGKLGDMAEMMKQAQKMQDSLKKIKNDLKYARYEAESNGVKVIIDGEMEIKELKITTQMDNRKMEDTVKHVINKALKQSKDDAANRLKSATGGISIPGLT
- the recR gene encoding recombination protein RecR; its protein translation is MSQYASAMRTLIDALKRLPGVGPKSAQRLAFHILEIPESEVMDLTSAIIEAKKKIKHCNICFNISDKDPCEICSDLSRDRSLICVVEEPKDLIAIERSRSFRGIYHVLGGAISPLDGLSPDSLRIVELIDRVKSNMISEAVLAMNPTTEGEVTASYLTGILKPLGVKVTRIAYGLPMGGDLDYVDELTLSKSFEGRREVHV